The window TGACGGATAAATGTTGGATCGTATACTCATCCTCATCCATTTGCAGCCCGATCAGTCCGATGAAATCTTCATTTTCCTTCAGCAAATACAATTGCCAGCGGCTATCCGTTTCATACTGATGGATCAAGTCTTGCAATTTCTTCACATTTTTATCACCGGGCATGTAGGAGAGCAAACCCATAGCAATCTTTTCATACGTTTTCTTATACCGTAAAAGCATCAAATGATCCCTTCTTTTCTGAAAATCCTTCGTCAATTCGATCGACAAAGACTCACAATGGCAAGC is drawn from Sporosarcina sp. FSL W7-1349 and contains these coding sequences:
- a CDS encoding GNAT family N-acetyltransferase, whose protein sequence is MACHCESLSIELTKDFQKRRDHLMLLRYKKTYEKIAMGLLSYMPGDKNVKKLQDLIHQYETDSRWQLYLLKENEDFIGLIGLQMDEDEYTIQHLSVNPSFRGEGIGQEMVRRVRAQFPDKVCRTTMETESFIEKCNEKEEGAEH